A region from the Salvelinus fontinalis isolate EN_2023a chromosome 23, ASM2944872v1, whole genome shotgun sequence genome encodes:
- the LOC129820694 gene encoding E3 ubiquitin-protein ligase TRIM11-like has translation MDSTLQQKKRFPGPGRYFTDMLKESGLHPITKPTHPVQTRHSFFLLLRRNKMATGGLSREHFICSVCLGVFSNPVTIPCGHNFCQGCIQAYWNKGECSCPLCMRQFAQRPELAMNHVLDALSNTLRLEEPHPDPAKISIPPRKMAGKCTAIPEDLGQPRDVNTLCGEHGQPLSLFCLDDKALICAQCDSLGHKTHKTTPAEEQIPQIKQRLLKELLAKKNNVCTVKTEILKAKNTMESFKISANLQKQEQQTNFTMLISAITEGQKQLMDSMEEKENEMLLKAESEVQKMEKRFKSLEDEVTGIELTLQGEEPGRLLQDYNALQKGSVDASPYCVSLDPEERLVQAGKLREMLHMEVDRIWKDQGSAVRTALRVDPTACWCSLSTLKQYEKTITLDPNSVGRHIWLSLDMTSARNTYPHIQPHTLHPERLKQSEMVRGTQGFSRGFHFWQVHFMNLPSGSKEDSYYEVGVMYKENAGKMKESWRIRFPTSQSKPHAEAYSGETVHNITTGNRFSSIHMYLDYDSGIFAVYGNVSNTVGYINQINLNRVYSFNTKFSEPLYPMFVIPKGADIRLN, from the exons ATGGACTCCACCCTGCAACAAAAAAAACGGTTTCCAGGGCCTGGTAGATATTTCACTGATATGTTGAAAGAATCTGGGCTACACCCTATTACCAAACCCACACATCCTGTACAGACTCGCCACTCATTCTTCCTGCTCCTGCGTCGAAACAAAATGGCGACGGGTGGTTTATCTCGGGAGCATTTtatctgctctgtctgtctcggtGTCTTCTCCAACCCCGTCACTATTCCCTGTGGACACAACTTCTGCCAGGGATGCATACAGGCCTACTGGAACAAAGGGGAGTGCAGCTGCCCTCTGTGTATGAGACAGTTCGCTCAGAGACCTGAGTTGGCCATGAACCATGTTCTAGACGCCCTGTCCAACACTCTCAGATTGGAGGAGCCACATCCGGACCCGGCGAAAATCTCCATTCCTCCCAGGAAAATGGCAGGGAAGTGTACAGCTATACCTGAAGACCTGGGCCAGCCAAGGGATGTGAACACATTATGTGGTGAACATGGTcaacctctgtctctgttctgcctGGATGATAAGGCTCTGATCTGCGCTCAATGTGACTCTCTGGGTCATAAGACCCACAAAACCACACCTGCAGAGGAACAGATCCCCCAAATCAAG CAGAGACTGCTAAAAGAGCTGCTTGCCAAAAAGAACAACGTGTGCACGGTAAAGACGGAGATTCTCAAAGCAAAGAACACCATGGAGTCATTCAAG ATCTCTGCCAATCTACAGAAACAAGAGCAGCAGACAAATTTCACCATGCTGATCTCAGCCATCACAGAGGGCCAGAAACAACTGATGGACTCAATGgaggagaaagagaacgagatGCTGCTGAAAGCGGAGAGTGAGGTACAGAAGATGGAGAAGAGATTCAAGAGCTTGGAGGATGAGGTCACTGGGATAGAGCTCACATTGCAGGGTGAAGAACCTGGGAGGTTGCTTCAG GATTACAATGCCCTGCAGAAAGGCTCAGTTGATGCATCTCCATACTGTGTCAGTCTGGACCCAGAGGAGAGACTTGTTCAGGCAGGAAAACTCAGAGAGATGCTCCACATGGAGGTGGACAGGATCTGGAAGG ACCAAGGTTCTGCCGTTAGGACAGCTTTACGTGTAGATCCTACAGCTTGTTGGTGTTCACTGTCCACACTGAAACAAT ATGAAAAGACCATCACCTTGGATCCCAATTCTGTCGGGAGACATATCTGGCTATCTCTTGACATGACCAGTGCTAGGAACACATACCCACACATCCAGCCCCACACCCTCCACCCAGAGAGGCTCAAACAGAGTGAAATGGTGAGGGGCACTCAAGGCTTCAGTAGAGGCTTCCACTTCTGGCAAGTGCACTTTATGAATCTTCCCAGTGGATCAAAGGAGGACTCGTATTATGAGGTTGGGGTGATGTACAAGGAAAACGCTGGCAAAATGAAGGAGAGTTGGCGCATACGGTTTCCCACCTCTCAGTCTAAACCACATGCTGAGGCGTATTCAGGTGAGACAGTTCATAACATAACCACTGGTAACAGGTTTAGCAGCATTCATATGTATTTAGACTATGACTCTGGAATCTTTGCTGTGTACGGTAATGTATCAAATACTGTAGGATATATAAATCAAATTAACTTAAATCGTGTTTACTCTTTCAACACCAAATTCAGTGAACCTCTGTACCCCATGTTTGTAATCCCTAAAGGGGCAGATATTAGGTTAAATTAG